Below is a window of uncultured Cohaesibacter sp. DNA.
TCTCACTGAATATGGTTAACAAATTGCGATCAGCTTCACCAGACTGCGCAAGAGACAGAAGATTGCGGCAAATTTACAACCAATGCCGCTTTTCTTATGCACGCTCTTCAACATGCCGGGGTAAAAATGCGAGCAGATACCCATTGAAAAACATCAGCAGTTCCGGGATTATTCGGGAAATAAGTCAGAATCTTGAAAAGAACATGCGAAAGCACCCGGAAATGCTTGACGAGCGACGCAAGGATCACTATACCGGGGCGACTTTCCGTCTCAATGCAGTCTGCGGAGCGGCGGAACACAGAACAGAAAATGAGCGGGCGCCATTGGCGTCCTACTAATTTGTGAGGGATTTTCCATGGCACGTCGCTGTGAACTGACCGGTAAAGGCGTTCAGTCCGGTAACAATGTCAGCCACGCAAAAAACAGAACCCGCCGTCGCTTTCTGCCAAACCTGGTGAATGTGACTCTGCTGAGCGAAACCCTCGGCACTGGTTTCAAGATGCGCGTCAGCGCTCACGCTTTGCGTTCTGTTGAACATCGTGGCGGCCTTGACGCTTTCCTGGCCAAAGCCAAAGAAGCAGATCTGTCGGCCAATGCGCTGCTGATCAAA
It encodes the following:
- the rpmB gene encoding 50S ribosomal protein L28; its protein translation is MARRCELTGKGVQSGNNVSHAKNRTRRRFLPNLVNVTLLSETLGTGFKMRVSAHALRSVEHRGGLDAFLAKAKEADLSANALLIKKKIEKAQVPAS